One window of Microbacterium sediminis genomic DNA carries:
- a CDS encoding SDR family NAD(P)-dependent oxidoreductase, translated as MPRPLTLITGGTRGIGAAVARRLAAEGHDLVLGYARDEDAATRMRAAVESLGASCRLVRADLTSDEGIDALFGEAAEAGRLAGVVNNAGATLHIGPLTQTPSDVIRRVIDLNLTSAVLVARRAVAELAEGGVLVNISSGAATTGSPGEYVHYAAAKAGVDALTKGLAIEAADRGIRVVGVAPGTIDTDIHADASDAGRVARVAASHPLGRAGRAEEVAGVVAFALSSDASYVTGTTIRVAGGR; from the coding sequence GTGCCTCGTCCTCTCACGCTCATCACCGGTGGAACCCGCGGCATCGGCGCCGCCGTCGCGCGGCGCCTCGCCGCGGAAGGCCACGACCTCGTCCTCGGCTATGCGCGCGACGAGGACGCCGCGACCCGGATGCGCGCCGCGGTCGAGTCGCTCGGAGCGTCCTGCCGACTCGTGCGCGCCGACCTCACCAGCGACGAAGGCATCGACGCGCTCTTCGGGGAGGCGGCCGAGGCCGGCCGTCTCGCCGGCGTCGTCAACAACGCCGGCGCAACCCTGCACATCGGGCCTCTCACCCAGACACCGAGCGACGTCATCCGTCGCGTCATCGACCTCAACCTGACCTCCGCCGTGCTCGTCGCGCGCCGCGCGGTCGCCGAACTGGCGGAGGGTGGCGTGCTCGTCAACATCTCTTCGGGTGCCGCGACGACCGGCTCGCCGGGGGAGTACGTGCACTACGCCGCCGCGAAGGCGGGCGTGGACGCGCTCACGAAGGGCCTCGCGATCGAGGCGGCGGATCGCGGCATCCGCGTGGTCGGTGTCGCGCCCGGCACCATCGACACCGACATCCACGCCGACGCGAGCGATGCCGGCCGCGTGGCGCGCGTCGCGGCCTCGCATCCCCTGGGGCGCGCCGGCCGGGCCGAGGAGGTCGCCGGCGTCGTGGCCTTCGCGCTCTCGTCGGACGCCTCGTACGTCACGGGCACGACGATCCGGGTGGCCGGCGGCCGCTGA
- a CDS encoding VIT1/CCC1 transporter family protein has translation MSTDGTTEPALHPGEPHRGGIAQRLNWLRAGVLGANDGIVSVAAIVVGVAGATSAIGPILTAGVAGLVGGAISMALGEYVSVSSQSDSEKALIAKERAELRELPEEELDELTGLYRAKGLSETTARQVAVELTERDALSAHLAIELNIDQDDVVSPWHAAAASAAAFTIGAILPMLAILLPPADWRIPVTFVAVLLALAITGTLSATIGGSSRLRATLRVVIGGALALAATYGVGALLGASGVV, from the coding sequence ATGTCGACCGATGGCACCACCGAACCAGCGCTGCACCCCGGCGAGCCCCACCGCGGGGGCATCGCGCAGCGTCTCAACTGGCTGCGCGCCGGCGTGCTGGGCGCCAACGACGGTATCGTCTCGGTCGCCGCCATCGTCGTGGGCGTTGCCGGCGCCACGAGCGCGATCGGCCCCATCCTCACCGCGGGCGTCGCAGGCCTGGTCGGGGGTGCGATCTCGATGGCGCTCGGGGAGTATGTCTCGGTCAGCAGCCAGAGCGACAGTGAGAAAGCCCTCATCGCGAAGGAACGCGCCGAGCTGCGCGAGTTGCCCGAGGAAGAGCTCGACGAGCTCACCGGCCTCTACCGCGCCAAAGGGCTGAGCGAGACCACCGCCCGCCAGGTGGCGGTCGAGCTCACCGAGCGCGACGCACTGTCGGCGCACCTTGCGATCGAGCTGAACATCGATCAGGACGACGTGGTGAGTCCGTGGCATGCCGCGGCCGCATCCGCGGCAGCGTTCACGATCGGCGCCATCCTGCCGATGCTCGCCATCCTGCTACCCCCCGCCGACTGGCGCATCCCGGTGACCTTCGTCGCCGTGCTGCTCGCACTGGCGATCACGGGCACTCTGTCCGCGACGATCGGCGGTAGCTCCCGCCTGCGGGCTACACTCAGAGTCGTCATCGGCGGCGCCCTGGCCCTAGCCGCAACCTACGGCGTCGGCGCCTTGCTCGGAGCCTCCGGCGTTGTATAG
- a CDS encoding IS256 family transposase: protein MALDQSALLELLGELKLTGTTDRIRAATERLYQELIDAETAAFIGAAPYERTSERTTTRNGSRPRVLSTTAGDLELRIPKLRQGSFFPSLLERRRRVDQALFAVVMEAYLHGVSTRKVDDLVKALGADTGISKSEVSRICQGLDAEVASFRDRSLSDIAYPYVFLDATYCKVRIDHRVVSQAVVVAIGVAADGRRVVLGFDVGDSETEEFWKQFLRSLKTRGLGGVKLVISDAHAGLKKAAATVLQGAAWQRCRVHFMRNVLTALPKGRQEMVASVIRTIFAQPDAEHIDAQFDEVVRMIERVHPKTAVMLTDARDDILAFKAFPARHWRQIWSTNPLERLNREIKRRTDVVGVFPNNAALLRLAGSVLVEQHDEWEAADRRYFSEASMTELTATTPTIDEAVILPEITAA, encoded by the coding sequence ATGGCTCTTGACCAGTCTGCCCTCCTCGAGCTGCTCGGGGAACTGAAGCTCACCGGCACCACCGACCGCATCCGAGCCGCGACCGAGCGGCTCTACCAGGAGCTGATCGACGCGGAGACAGCCGCATTCATCGGCGCCGCCCCCTACGAGCGCACGAGCGAGCGCACGACTACCCGCAACGGTTCCCGGCCGCGGGTGCTGTCGACCACGGCTGGGGATCTGGAGTTGCGGATCCCGAAGTTGCGGCAGGGGTCGTTCTTCCCGTCGCTGCTGGAGCGGCGCCGCCGGGTCGACCAAGCCTTGTTCGCGGTCGTGATGGAGGCCTACCTCCACGGCGTCTCAACCCGGAAGGTCGATGACCTCGTCAAAGCGCTCGGCGCTGACACTGGCATCTCGAAGTCCGAGGTGTCCCGCATCTGCCAAGGGCTCGACGCCGAGGTCGCATCGTTCCGCGACCGCTCGCTGTCTGACATCGCCTACCCCTACGTGTTCCTCGACGCGACCTACTGCAAGGTCCGCATCGACCACCGTGTCGTGTCCCAGGCGGTCGTCGTCGCGATCGGCGTCGCCGCTGACGGGCGGCGGGTCGTGCTGGGCTTCGATGTCGGAGACAGCGAGACCGAGGAGTTCTGGAAGCAGTTCCTGCGCTCGTTGAAGACACGAGGTCTGGGCGGGGTGAAGCTGGTGATCTCCGACGCCCACGCCGGACTGAAGAAGGCCGCAGCGACCGTGTTGCAGGGCGCCGCCTGGCAGCGCTGCCGCGTCCACTTCATGCGCAACGTCCTGACCGCCCTCCCGAAGGGCCGGCAGGAGATGGTCGCCAGCGTGATCCGCACGATCTTCGCCCAACCCGACGCCGAGCACATCGATGCCCAGTTCGACGAAGTCGTGCGCATGATCGAGCGCGTCCACCCCAAGACCGCCGTGATGCTCACCGACGCCCGTGACGACATCCTCGCGTTCAAAGCGTTCCCCGCCCGGCATTGGCGACAGATCTGGTCCACGAACCCGCTGGAACGCCTCAATCGGGAGATCAAGCGCCGCACCGACGTCGTTGGCGTGTTCCCGAACAACGCCGCCCTGCTCCGCCTGGCCGGCTCCGTCCTCGTCGAGCAACACGACGAATGGGAAGCCGCCGACCGCCGCTACTTCTCCGAAGCCTCCATGACCGAGCTCACCGCGACCACCCCCACCATCGACGAGGCGGTGATACTCCCCGAGATCACCGCCGCCTAA
- a CDS encoding AAA family ATPase, whose amino-acid sequence MSQRFIVTKEHRRFTEFADAVRRGHTIGLCFGSAGGGKTLSARRYAHYEKAHDLLTYWGPRSDDDAKIYAALNRSRTVLYTPSVLTTPRTLKDELTQAITRTNMCIEQHLVPPGTATPEAWGWRHGRNYVELIIVDEAERLRPAALELLRDRYDRDDIALILIGMPGLEKQFSHYPQFYSRVGFAHQYRPLGQDELLFVLERHWRSLGNTLDPDDFTDAQAIAAIARITRGNFRLLERLFPQIQRVLKINELDTITNDVIEAAQSTLVIGVT is encoded by the coding sequence GTGAGCCAGCGCTTCATCGTCACCAAGGAGCACCGCCGCTTCACCGAGTTCGCCGACGCCGTGCGCCGCGGGCACACCATCGGTTTGTGCTTCGGATCAGCCGGCGGAGGAAAGACACTCTCCGCGCGCCGCTACGCACACTACGAGAAGGCTCATGACCTGCTGACCTACTGGGGGCCGCGCTCCGACGACGACGCCAAGATCTACGCCGCCTTGAACCGGAGCCGCACCGTGCTCTACACCCCCAGCGTGCTGACCACCCCGCGGACCCTGAAGGACGAGCTGACCCAAGCCATCACCCGCACCAACATGTGCATCGAGCAGCACCTCGTACCTCCCGGCACGGCCACTCCCGAGGCCTGGGGATGGCGACACGGCAGGAACTACGTGGAGCTGATCATCGTCGACGAGGCCGAACGACTGCGTCCCGCCGCTCTGGAACTGCTGCGCGATCGCTACGACCGCGACGACATCGCCCTGATCCTGATCGGCATGCCCGGCCTGGAGAAGCAGTTCAGCCACTACCCCCAGTTCTACAGCCGAGTCGGCTTCGCCCACCAGTACCGGCCCCTGGGACAAGACGAACTGCTGTTCGTCCTCGAGCGACACTGGCGATCCCTCGGCAATACCCTCGACCCCGACGACTTCACCGACGCCCAAGCCATCGCAGCCATCGCACGGATCACCCGCGGCAACTTCCGGCTCCTCGAACGCCTCTTCCCCCAGATCCAGCGGGTCCTGAAGATCAACGAACTCGACACCATCACCAACGACGTCATCGAAGCCGCACAGAGCACCCTGGTCATCGGTGTCACCTGA
- a CDS encoding M23 family metallopeptidase codes for MTADLDADVCDCAPTAAERRVLWGPVSRRAALAAGGIAAAAAGIAAFATPAFAVTYDPDDYPSWADVEAARKNESAKAGEISRIETMIAQLKQRVAEAQAAAQAAADAYYEAQQAFYEAAYRADQLQAQADEQSAKADQAALAAARVASQISRTSGSATSLEVLFADSAENADQLLTKLGQMDKLAEKNESIYAEAVSARDAAQSLSDQAAVARAERDRLQKEAEAKMVAAQEAAMAAEQALADQEANLVTLEAQLAALKDSTAKTVADYQAGVQAKKEWEAEQERLRIEREKAAAAAREKAAQEAAQNSGGGQPAGGGGGGGGGGGQGPGNGWVRPSSGGWTSGYGPRYSQCGPSYCASSWHLGVDMAAGCGAPIYAAHSGTVTYAGYNGGYGNYVRIDHGGGVATGYGHSSRILVGWGQWVNAGQVIAYEGQTGNSFGCHLHFEVYVNGATVNPSNFMSARGVWL; via the coding sequence ATGACCGCCGATCTCGACGCCGACGTGTGCGACTGCGCGCCGACCGCGGCTGAACGCCGTGTGCTCTGGGGACCCGTCTCCCGCCGCGCCGCCCTTGCCGCCGGAGGCATCGCCGCCGCGGCCGCCGGCATCGCCGCCTTCGCGACTCCCGCGTTCGCCGTCACCTACGACCCCGATGACTACCCCTCGTGGGCAGACGTCGAGGCCGCCCGCAAGAACGAGTCCGCCAAGGCCGGCGAGATCAGCCGCATCGAGACGATGATCGCGCAGCTCAAGCAGCGCGTCGCCGAGGCGCAGGCCGCCGCGCAGGCCGCCGCCGACGCCTATTACGAGGCGCAGCAGGCGTTCTACGAGGCCGCCTACCGTGCCGATCAGCTGCAGGCCCAGGCCGATGAGCAGTCGGCGAAGGCGGATCAGGCCGCGCTGGCCGCTGCCCGCGTCGCCTCCCAGATCTCCCGCACGAGCGGATCGGCCACCTCGCTCGAGGTGCTCTTCGCCGACTCGGCCGAGAACGCCGATCAGCTGCTCACCAAGCTCGGCCAGATGGACAAGCTCGCCGAGAAGAACGAGTCGATCTACGCAGAGGCCGTCAGCGCCCGCGACGCCGCGCAGTCGCTGAGCGACCAGGCCGCCGTGGCCCGCGCCGAGCGCGACCGCCTGCAGAAGGAAGCCGAAGCGAAGATGGTCGCCGCGCAGGAAGCCGCGATGGCGGCCGAGCAGGCGCTCGCCGACCAGGAGGCCAACCTCGTCACGCTCGAGGCCCAGCTTGCGGCGCTCAAGGACAGCACCGCCAAGACGGTCGCCGACTACCAGGCCGGCGTCCAGGCGAAGAAGGAGTGGGAGGCCGAGCAGGAGCGTCTCCGCATCGAGCGCGAGAAGGCCGCCGCGGCCGCGCGTGAGAAGGCCGCTCAGGAGGCCGCCCAGAACAGCGGCGGCGGCCAGCCCGCCGGCGGCGGTGGTGGCGGCGGCGGCGGGGGCGGCCAGGGACCCGGCAACGGCTGGGTGCGCCCCTCGAGCGGTGGCTGGACCTCGGGCTACGGTCCGCGCTACAGCCAGTGCGGCCCCAGCTACTGCGCGAGCAGCTGGCACCTGGGCGTCGACATGGCGGCCGGTTGCGGCGCGCCGATCTACGCCGCTCACTCGGGCACCGTCACCTACGCCGGCTACAACGGCGGCTACGGCAACTACGTGCGCATCGACCACGGCGGCGGCGTCGCCACCGGCTACGGTCACAGCTCGCGGATCCTCGTCGGCTGGGGCCAGTGGGTCAACGCCGGCCAGGTGATCGCCTACGAAGGCCAGACCGGCAACTCCTTCGGCTGCCACCTGCACTTCGAGGTGTACGTCAACGGCGCCACGGTCAACCCGAGCAACTTCATGAGCGCGCGGGGCGTCTGGCTCTAA
- a CDS encoding inorganic diphosphatase — translation MGAYDAVIEIPRGSRVKYEVDHGTGRVFLDRVLYTTFGYPTDYGFFENTLGEDGDPLDVLVVMDHSVYPGVGVKVRPVAVLKMSDEAGGDDKVIAVIAKDPRWDHIQDVDDLPEFTKKEIGHFFEHYKDLEPNKWVKVDEWAGAAEAERLVTEAYARFQEHEGDTRTQGSGEIPSSL, via the coding sequence ATGGGCGCGTACGACGCAGTCATCGAGATCCCGCGCGGCAGCCGCGTGAAGTACGAGGTCGACCACGGCACGGGCCGCGTGTTCCTCGACCGCGTGCTGTACACGACGTTCGGCTACCCCACCGACTACGGGTTCTTCGAGAACACCCTGGGTGAGGACGGCGACCCGCTCGACGTGCTCGTCGTCATGGACCACTCGGTCTACCCCGGCGTCGGCGTCAAGGTTCGCCCCGTTGCCGTGCTGAAGATGAGCGACGAGGCCGGCGGCGACGACAAGGTCATCGCGGTCATCGCCAAGGACCCGCGCTGGGACCACATCCAGGACGTCGACGACCTCCCCGAGTTCACGAAGAAGGAGATCGGCCACTTCTTCGAGCACTACAAGGACCTCGAGCCCAACAAGTGGGTCAAGGTCGACGAGTGGGCCGGTGCCGCCGAGGCCGAGCGCCTGGTGACCGAGGCCTACGCGCGCTTCCAGGAGCACGAGGGCGACACCCGCACGCAGGGCTCCGGCGAGATCCCGAGCTCGCTCTGA
- the tilS gene encoding tRNA lysidine(34) synthetase TilS, translated as MLDPAVAAVRLAVRESLAPLEGSGSVVLVALSGGPDSLALAAAAAHEGPKLGLRVASATIDHGLQQGSAEVAARAVEAAREVGIADARVVRVEVGTEGGPEAAAREARYAALSRLAVGVDAAAVLLGHTLDDQAETVLLALARGAGAGSLQGMAPRRVDELGTAWIRPLLGIRREQTRAFCAASGLEAWTDPHNAETRFARVRARERVLPVLETELGPGIAEALARTAEQLREDNEAFADMIDETIEDIVEHAEAGIAVSAAALAANPAAIRNRIIRHVAQSEFGVSLTRTQTLEIARLATDWRGQGPIDLPVFEATRQGGMIVMRAR; from the coding sequence GTGCTGGATCCCGCCGTCGCCGCCGTCCGCCTCGCCGTGAGGGAGTCGCTCGCGCCGCTGGAGGGGAGCGGATCCGTCGTGCTCGTCGCCCTCTCGGGCGGCCCCGACTCCCTGGCCCTCGCCGCCGCCGCGGCCCACGAGGGCCCCAAGCTCGGGCTGCGCGTCGCCAGCGCCACCATCGACCACGGCCTGCAGCAGGGATCGGCCGAGGTCGCCGCGCGCGCGGTCGAGGCCGCTCGCGAGGTGGGGATCGCCGACGCGCGCGTGGTGCGGGTCGAGGTGGGCACCGAGGGCGGCCCGGAGGCGGCCGCGCGCGAGGCCCGCTACGCCGCGCTCTCGCGCCTGGCGGTCGGCGTCGACGCCGCCGCCGTGCTGCTCGGCCACACGCTCGACGACCAGGCCGAGACCGTGCTGCTCGCGCTCGCCCGCGGCGCCGGCGCGGGGAGCCTGCAGGGCATGGCGCCTCGCCGCGTCGACGAGCTCGGCACCGCGTGGATCCGCCCGCTGCTCGGCATCCGGCGCGAGCAGACGCGCGCCTTCTGCGCCGCCTCGGGCCTGGAGGCGTGGACCGATCCGCACAACGCCGAGACCCGCTTCGCCCGCGTCCGCGCGCGCGAGCGGGTGCTGCCGGTGCTCGAGACCGAGCTCGGGCCCGGCATCGCCGAGGCGCTCGCCCGCACCGCCGAGCAGCTGCGCGAGGACAACGAGGCCTTCGCCGACATGATCGACGAGACGATCGAGGACATCGTCGAGCATGCCGAGGCGGGCATCGCCGTCTCGGCGGCCGCGCTCGCGGCCAACCCCGCCGCGATCCGGAACCGGATCATCCGCCACGTCGCCCAGAGCGAGTTCGGCGTGAGCCTCACCCGCACCCAGACCCTCGAGATCGCGCGGCTCGCCACCGACTGGCGCGGCCAGGGGCCGATCGATCTGCCGGTCTTCGAGGCCACGCGCCAGGGCGGGATGATCGTCATGCGGGCGCGCTGA
- the hpt gene encoding hypoxanthine phosphoribosyltransferase codes for MRAADIPDDLTNVLVTEEEIDAKLAELARRVDADYAGKNLLLVGVLKGAVMVMADFARHLERHMEMDWMAVSSYGAGTKSSGVVQIRKDLDTDLHGRHVLIVEDIIDSGLTLSWLLENFEARGAESIEVLALLRKPDAAKVQIDCKYLGFDIPNEFVVGYGLDYAEKYRNLRDVAVLAPHVYS; via the coding sequence ATGCGCGCGGCTGACATCCCCGACGACCTGACCAACGTCCTCGTCACCGAGGAGGAGATCGACGCCAAGCTGGCCGAGCTGGCCCGCCGCGTCGATGCCGACTACGCCGGCAAGAACCTCCTGCTCGTGGGGGTGCTGAAGGGCGCGGTCATGGTGATGGCCGACTTCGCCCGGCACCTCGAGCGCCACATGGAGATGGACTGGATGGCGGTGTCGAGCTACGGCGCCGGCACCAAGTCGAGCGGCGTGGTCCAGATCCGTAAGGACCTCGACACCGACCTGCACGGCCGCCACGTGCTCATCGTCGAGGACATCATCGACTCGGGCCTGACCCTGAGCTGGCTGCTCGAGAACTTCGAGGCCCGCGGCGCGGAGTCGATCGAGGTGCTCGCGCTGCTGCGCAAGCCCGACGCGGCGAAGGTGCAGATCGACTGCAAGTACCTCGGCTTCGACATCCCCAACGAGTTCGTCGTGGGCTACGGCCTCGACTACGCGGAGAAGTACCGCAACCTCCGCGACGTCGCGGTGCTCGCCCCGCACGTGTACAGCTGA
- the ftsH gene encoding ATP-dependent zinc metalloprotease FtsH produces MNVKKITRNPLIYVLLIGVLLVLGFSLLQGLGGPRQVSTQEGLELLAGDTVEQATITDGDQRVDLALSKAYEDATSVQFYYVSARADEVVAAVNDAAPADGFNDEVPQPSIFSSLLSLLLPILLLGLLFWFLMSSAQGGGRGVMAFGKSRAKLANKENPDVTFADVAGADEALEELNEIKDFLKDPAKYQAVGARIPKGVLLYGPPGTGKTLLARAVAGEAGVPFYSISGSDFVEMFVGVGASRVRDLFKEAKENAPAIIFIDEIDAVGRHRGAGMGGGHDEREQTLNQMLVEMDGFDPKANVIVIAATNRPDILDPALLRPGRFDRQIGVDAPDMGGRLRILQVHGRGKPLADSVDLEVVARKTPGFTGADLANVLNEAALLTARSNAQLIDNRALDEAIDRVIAGPQRRTRVMKDKEKLITAYHEGGHALAAAAMNHTDPVTKITILPRGKALGYTMVMPLEDKYSVTRNELQDQLTYAMGGRVAEEIVFHDPTTGASNDIEKATGIARKMVTEYGMTTTVGPVKLSSGSGEVFMGRDMGHGRDYSDELAEKIDAEVRALIEQAHDEAYEVLSANREILDRLALELLEKETLDHTQIEEIFRDIKKLPERPQWLSSQDRPVSQQPPVEIPRRPQQHAGIAASRAADRATEGAPAHRAAPGAVPPRPATA; encoded by the coding sequence ATGAACGTCAAGAAGATCACTCGTAACCCGCTGATCTATGTGCTGCTGATCGGCGTGCTCCTGGTGCTGGGCTTCTCGCTGCTGCAGGGCCTCGGCGGCCCGCGTCAGGTGTCGACCCAGGAAGGCCTGGAGCTGCTGGCCGGCGACACGGTGGAGCAGGCGACGATCACCGACGGCGACCAGCGCGTCGACCTCGCGCTCTCGAAGGCCTACGAGGACGCGACGAGCGTGCAGTTCTACTACGTCTCGGCGCGCGCCGACGAGGTCGTGGCCGCCGTGAACGATGCCGCGCCCGCCGACGGCTTCAACGACGAGGTGCCGCAGCCGTCGATCTTCTCCAGCCTGCTGTCGCTGCTGCTGCCGATCCTGCTGCTGGGCCTGCTGTTCTGGTTCCTCATGTCGAGCGCCCAGGGCGGCGGCCGCGGCGTGATGGCGTTCGGCAAGTCGCGCGCCAAGCTCGCGAACAAGGAGAACCCCGACGTCACGTTCGCCGACGTCGCCGGCGCCGACGAGGCGCTCGAGGAGCTCAACGAGATCAAGGACTTCCTCAAGGACCCGGCCAAGTACCAGGCCGTGGGCGCCCGCATCCCGAAGGGCGTGCTGCTGTACGGCCCTCCCGGCACCGGAAAGACGCTCCTCGCGCGCGCCGTGGCCGGCGAGGCGGGCGTGCCGTTCTATTCGATCTCCGGATCGGACTTCGTCGAGATGTTCGTCGGCGTCGGCGCCAGCCGCGTGCGCGACCTCTTCAAGGAGGCCAAGGAGAACGCGCCCGCGATCATCTTCATCGACGAGATCGACGCCGTCGGCCGCCACCGCGGTGCCGGCATGGGCGGCGGTCACGACGAGCGCGAGCAGACGCTGAACCAGATGCTCGTCGAGATGGACGGCTTCGACCCCAAGGCGAACGTGATCGTCATCGCGGCGACCAACCGTCCCGACATCCTCGACCCCGCGCTGCTGCGCCCGGGCCGCTTCGACCGCCAGATCGGCGTGGACGCGCCCGACATGGGCGGCCGCCTGCGGATCCTGCAGGTGCACGGCCGCGGCAAGCCGCTGGCCGACTCGGTCGACCTCGAGGTCGTCGCCCGCAAGACGCCGGGCTTCACCGGTGCCGACCTCGCCAATGTGCTGAACGAGGCGGCGCTGCTCACGGCCCGCTCGAACGCGCAGCTGATCGACAACCGCGCGCTCGACGAGGCGATCGATCGCGTGATCGCCGGCCCGCAGCGCCGCACCCGCGTGATGAAGGACAAGGAGAAGCTCATCACCGCGTACCACGAGGGCGGCCACGCCCTCGCCGCGGCGGCGATGAACCACACCGACCCGGTCACGAAGATCACGATCCTGCCGCGCGGCAAGGCCCTCGGCTACACGATGGTCATGCCGCTCGAGGACAAGTACTCCGTCACGCGCAACGAGCTGCAGGATCAGCTCACCTACGCGATGGGCGGTCGCGTGGCCGAGGAGATCGTGTTCCACGACCCCACGACCGGCGCGTCCAACGACATCGAGAAGGCCACCGGCATCGCCCGCAAGATGGTCACCGAGTACGGCATGACCACGACCGTCGGCCCCGTCAAGCTCTCGTCCGGCAGCGGCGAGGTCTTCATGGGCCGAGACATGGGTCACGGCCGCGACTACTCCGACGAGCTGGCCGAGAAGATCGACGCCGAGGTGCGCGCCCTCATCGAGCAGGCGCACGACGAGGCGTACGAGGTGCTCTCGGCCAACCGCGAGATCCTCGACCGCCTGGCGCTCGAGCTGCTCGAGAAGGAGACCCTCGACCACACGCAGATCGAGGAGATCTTCCGCGACATCAAGAAGCTGCCCGAGCGCCCGCAGTGGCTCTCGAGCCAGGACCGCCCGGTCTCGCAGCAGCCGCCGGTGGAGATCCCGCGTCGCCCGCAGCAGCACGCCGGCATCGCCGCCTCGCGCGCGGCCGACCGCGCCACTGAGGGCGCCCCGGCCCACCGGGCCGCGCCCGGCGCCGTGCCGCCCCGCCCCGCAACGGCGTGA
- the folE gene encoding GTP cyclohydrolase I codes for MTVDRERVAELTRELLLAIGEDPDRPGLRQTPDRVADMLAEFFSGVGEDPAAPLAHPISVAQGPAPETLPTGAVIVRDIRFRSICEHHLLPSTGRAHVAYLPGERVVGLGALPRVVEILANRPQVQERLGEQIADTLFHSLDARGVVVVLDAVHQCVTMRGGRQPDSSTVTVAARGELADPAARAEIIALIGGAS; via the coding sequence GTGACCGTCGATCGTGAGCGCGTCGCCGAGCTGACGCGCGAGCTGCTGCTCGCCATCGGCGAGGACCCCGACCGGCCCGGCCTGCGCCAGACGCCGGATCGGGTGGCCGACATGCTCGCGGAGTTCTTCTCCGGGGTGGGGGAGGACCCCGCCGCGCCGCTGGCGCACCCGATCAGCGTGGCCCAGGGCCCCGCGCCCGAGACGCTGCCGACCGGCGCCGTGATCGTGCGCGACATCCGGTTCCGCTCGATCTGCGAGCACCACCTGTTGCCCTCGACCGGGCGCGCGCACGTCGCCTACCTGCCGGGGGAGCGCGTCGTCGGGCTCGGGGCGCTGCCGCGCGTCGTGGAGATCCTCGCGAACCGGCCGCAGGTGCAGGAGCGACTGGGCGAGCAGATCGCCGACACCCTGTTCCACTCGCTCGACGCGCGCGGCGTGGTCGTGGTGCTCGATGCCGTCCACCAGTGCGTGACGATGCGCGGCGGCCGCCAGCCCGACAGCTCGACCGTCACGGTCGCGGCCCGCGGCGAGCTGGCCGATCCGGCCGCCCGTGCCGAGATCATCGCCCTCATCGGGGGAGCGTCGTGA
- the folP gene encoding dihydropteroate synthase: MIEIWGIVNVTPDSFSDGGAHFGTEEAIAHGRLLAAQGATVLDVGGESTRPGSEPVGAAEEIRRIAGVIEALAADGAVVSVDTYRAETAAAAIAAGARIVNDVAGGLADPDILHVVAGSDAEYAIGHWRGPSADMYAKAQYAHVAREVAAELAERADAARAAGIPAERIILDPGVGFAKAGAQNWELLRDLADVSALGYRVLVGTSRKRFLDDALGEGAERDRKDLATAVTSVLAAQAGAYGVRVHDVAATRDALAVWDAWEGRA; this comes from the coding sequence GTGATCGAGATCTGGGGCATCGTCAACGTCACGCCCGACTCGTTCAGCGACGGCGGGGCGCACTTCGGCACGGAGGAGGCGATCGCGCACGGACGGCTGCTCGCCGCGCAGGGCGCGACGGTGCTCGACGTCGGCGGGGAGTCCACCCGGCCGGGCTCGGAGCCCGTGGGGGCGGCCGAGGAGATCCGCCGCATCGCCGGCGTGATCGAGGCGCTCGCCGCCGACGGAGCGGTGGTGAGCGTGGACACGTATCGCGCCGAGACGGCCGCCGCCGCGATCGCGGCCGGCGCGCGGATCGTCAACGACGTGGCCGGCGGGCTGGCCGACCCCGACATCCTGCACGTGGTCGCGGGGTCCGACGCCGAGTACGCGATCGGCCACTGGCGCGGACCGTCGGCCGACATGTACGCCAAGGCGCAGTACGCGCACGTGGCCCGGGAGGTCGCCGCCGAGCTGGCGGAGCGTGCCGACGCCGCGCGGGCGGCCGGGATCCCGGCGGAGCGGATCATCCTCGACCCCGGTGTGGGCTTCGCGAAGGCCGGAGCCCAGAACTGGGAGCTGCTGCGCGACCTCGCCGACGTCTCGGCGCTCGGGTACCGGGTGCTCGTGGGCACGTCGCGCAAGCGGTTCCTCGACGACGCGCTCGGCGAGGGGGCCGAGCGGGACCGCAAGGATCTCGCCACGGCGGTCACGAGCGTGCTCGCCGCGCAGGCGGGCGCGTACGGCGTGCGGGTGCACGACGTGGCGGCGACCCGTGACGCGCTCGCCGTCTGGGACGCCTGGGAGGGACGCGCGTGA